ATTTTTACGAGCCAGCATTTTTATTGACTAAGCCTCTGGGTTTTCTGCGATTTCGTCCTCTTCTGTTTTTGACTGCATAATATTTGCGCCTCATAGCTGATTATGTTAAAATATTAAGTACTTACCATTGATTTCTCCGCGGGGGAGCCGTTAGGCTGAGAGCCCTTCCGTGATTCCTAGAGGACATAGAAGGACAACCCCTGGAACCTGATCTCGGTAATGCGAGCGTAGGGAAGCGGGACCGAATAGACCGGGAGTCTGGAACCGAGTACCGAGGCTCTCGGTTTTCTGTTTTATAAAGGGGTGAGATATGACACAGTTAGAGCTGGCAAAAAGCGGGGGGATATCCTTCGAGATGAAGCGCGTCGCCGCGGACGAAGGCGTCACGCCGGAGTTTATACAGCAGGGCGTCGCCGGGGGGACTATCGTTATCCCGTCGAATAAAAAACACAAGATAACGCAGCACTGCGGCATCGGCAAGGGGCTCAAGATAAAGGTCAACGCCAACATCGGAACGTCCGCCGACAGCGGCAGCAAAGAGACCGAGCTTGAGAAGCTGAAGGTCGCCGTACAGTATAAATCCGACACGGTCATGGACCTGAGCACGGGCGGAGACCTGCAATCGATACTCAAAGCCATCATCGCCAACAGCCCGATACCGGTGGGCACGGTGCCTATCTACACGGCGGCGATAAGGGCGATCAAGGACAGGGGCGCGCTGGTGAACATGACCGCCGACGACCTGTTCAATGCGATAGAACAGCATGCTCAGGACGGCGTCGATTTCGTCACCGTGCATTGCGGCGTCACCAGGGCCTCCATCGACAGGCTGAAGAAGCAGGGGCGGGTCACCGATATCGTATCGCGGGGCGGGGCCATACTCCTCGGCTGGATACTGCACAACGATAAGGAGAACCCGCTGTACGAGCAGTACGACCGCCTGCTCGACATAGCCAAACGACACGACATGACGCTGAGCCTGGGCGACGGCCTGCGCCCCGGCAGTATAGTTGACGCTACCGACCGGGCCCAGATCGAGGAGCTCATCATCCTCGGCGAGCTGGTGGCCCGCGCACGGGAGGCCGGCGTGCAGGCCATGGTGGAGGGGCCGGGGCACGTGCCGCTGGACCAGATAGCGGCCAATATGGTGATCCAGAAGACCTTATGCCAGGGCGCGCCGTTCTACGTGCTGGGCCCGCTGGTCACGGATATCGCCGCCGGATACGACCACATCACCGGCGCTATCGGCGGCGCGATAGCCGCCATGTCCGGAGCCGATTTCCTCTGCTACGTCACGCCATCGGAGCACCTCGGCCTGCCTGGGACGGAGGACGTGCGGCAGGGCGTCATCGCGTCGCGCATCGCGGCCCACGCCGCCGACATTGCAAGGGGAATCAAAGGAGCCCGCGAGATCGACCGCAAGATGTCGGTGGCCCGCAAGAGCCTCAACTGGGAGGAGCAGGCCAGGCTGGCGCTGGACCCGGAAAAGGTGCGCTCGCTGCACAAGCAGCACTCGGGCTCAGGCGATACCTGCACCATGTGCGGCGGCATGTGCGCCATGAAGCTGGTCTCCGAGTACCTCGGCAAGGGCGTTGAGAAATGTTAGGGGCACGGCGCGCCGTGCCCGTACGGTGTAGGGGCGAGTGGTGAAAAGAGGTGCAGGAGATAATCTCCTGACGGGGTTTTAGGGGTGTCCCCTATCCTTTTTTAAATTCCCCCAAGACTGGGGGATACAGGGGGTTGATTAACAATTGCCAAGTAGGGGCGAATCTTGTATTCGCCTTCTGGATTATCCGATCAAGTCGGATAATGACAGATTAGAATCGTAGGGTGGGCTGTGCCCACCAGAGGAGCTTAAGATGCCCATCTTCCAGCCGGTTGAAGAGCGCGACGTAACCCGCGCCATAATACGCAAATTCTCCGCCCAGTTCGACGAATACGTCCAGAGCGACGTCATCATCGTCGGCGGAGGGCCCGCCGGACTCATAGCCGCCATCGACCTATGCAAGAAAGGCGTGAAAACTCTCATCATCGAGCGCAACAACTACCTCGGCGGCGGCTTCTGGATCGGCGGCTATTTCATGAACATACTGACGATACGCGCGCCGGCGCAGAAGGTGCTGGACGAGCTGGGCGTGCCCTACGAGAAGCACAGCAAGGGGCTTTACACCGCCAGCGCCCCCCACACCTGCGCCGCCGCCATAGCCGCCGCGTGCAGCGCGGGCGTAAAGATATTTTCGCTGACCTCGCTGGAAGACCTCGTTCTGAAAGCCGACAAGCGCGTAGCCGGCGTGGTGGTCAACTGGAGCGCCATCGCCTATCTTCCCAACGAGATATCCGCCCTCGATCCGGTGCCGCTGGAATGCAAGGTAGTCATCGACGCCACGGGGCACGACGCATGCGTAGTCAAGAAACTGGAGAAGCGCGGCCTGCTGCAAACCCGGGGCGAGGGCCCGCTCTGGATCACCGCCTCCGAGGACCAGGTTGTGGAGCACACCGGGGAGGTGTATCCCGGCCTGGTGGTCTGCGGCATGGCGGTGGGCACGGTCTACGGCGTGCCGCGCATGGGCCCGACGTTCGGCGGGATGCTCCTTTCGGGGAAACGTGCTGCCTCAATTGCTTCACAAATGGTTTAAGGCATGGTATCATTCAGTAGCTCCATTTAGCTGGAGGTGCTGATGAAAAGGCAAATTACCTGTTGTTTAGGTTTTCTTTTTATGCTGTCGATAGTGCTGGTAGCGGCAAGTTGCTCTACAACTGAGACGATACCTACGCCAACCACTACCCCCACCTCCACGC
The Dehalococcoidia bacterium genome window above contains:
- the thiC gene encoding phosphomethylpyrimidine synthase ThiC produces the protein MTQLELAKSGGISFEMKRVAADEGVTPEFIQQGVAGGTIVIPSNKKHKITQHCGIGKGLKIKVNANIGTSADSGSKETELEKLKVAVQYKSDTVMDLSTGGDLQSILKAIIANSPIPVGTVPIYTAAIRAIKDRGALVNMTADDLFNAIEQHAQDGVDFVTVHCGVTRASIDRLKKQGRVTDIVSRGGAILLGWILHNDKENPLYEQYDRLLDIAKRHDMTLSLGDGLRPGSIVDATDRAQIEELIILGELVARAREAGVQAMVEGPGHVPLDQIAANMVIQKTLCQGAPFYVLGPLVTDIAAGYDHITGAIGGAIAAMSGADFLCYVTPSEHLGLPGTEDVRQGVIASRIAAHAADIARGIKGAREIDRKMSVARKSLNWEEQARLALDPEKVRSLHKQHSGSGDTCTMCGGMCAMKLVSEYLGKGVEKC
- a CDS encoding sulfide-dependent adenosine diphosphate thiazole synthase, with translation MPIFQPVEERDVTRAIIRKFSAQFDEYVQSDVIIVGGGPAGLIAAIDLCKKGVKTLIIERNNYLGGGFWIGGYFMNILTIRAPAQKVLDELGVPYEKHSKGLYTASAPHTCAAAIAAACSAGVKIFSLTSLEDLVLKADKRVAGVVVNWSAIAYLPNEISALDPVPLECKVVIDATGHDACVVKKLEKRGLLQTRGEGPLWITASEDQVVEHTGEVYPGLVVCGMAVGTVYGVPRMGPTFGGMLLSGKRAASIASQMV